A window of Candidatus Margulisiibacteriota bacterium genomic DNA:
GCCAATTAATTCGATGTCTTTTTCCTTTTTGCCATTATAAATCGCATCAGCCACGTCAATATTAATTTTTCGCGCTTGTCCATTCTCCCCACGGCTTACCGTAGTTCCACTTAGCAAGGCCCTGGCAGTTGGCCCACCCGCATAACTAATATAGTCAGACAATCTTTTCCCCGGTACATATTCGAAACGTCCGCTTTTATTCACTTCTCCATAAACATAAACAAACGTTTCTTTCCCCTCAAAAAGCAATTTATCATTTTCTTTCTCCTGAGTTTGGCTAAGCAGAAGATTATCAGAATCGGGCACTTCAATAATATCGCCGGCCTGAACCCGGAGATCTTTTGAGAGATCGCGACTGCGATAGGCTTCAAAAAGGTCGGCAGCAAAGAGGATTTCTTTGCCGTTAGTCGCTTTCCGTCGAATATAAATAAAACGATTTGAGGCCCCGCTGGCAACCCCTCCGGATTGGGCGATAACTTCGGAAACTCTTAAATTGTCGTAAACCGACAAGGGACCGGGATTTTTAACCATCCCGGAAAGGTAGATTTTAACTTTTTTAGGTTGACTTAAAAGAACAGAGAGCTGATAATTGTTTCTATAACGGCTTTTAATTTCATTATTGATCTTATTTTT
This region includes:
- a CDS encoding SLBB domain-containing protein, yielding MERIVSFILIMCLASTAFPAFALSVEEFSLNTPNIQSVGAIEQAGPKSAGDMVLELPIDGAAYILGPGDLLAIHIIIGDGELSVDHNLLVGADGKIYFPNIGEIYISGVSLDQAKNKINNEIKSRYRNNYQLSVLLSQPKKVKIYLSGMVKNPGPLSVYDNLRVSEVIAQSGGVASGASNRFIYIRRKATNGKEILFAADLFEAYRSRDLSKDLRVQAGDIIEVPDSDNLLLSQTQEKENDKLLFEGKETFVYVYGEVNKSGRFEYVPGKRLSDYISYAGGPTARALLSGTTVSRGENGQARKINIDVADAIYNGKKEKDIELIGGDVVNVPGNFFYFSDFSSFASMIFTGVALYNTFKR